The window ACTTATGAGTTAGGGACTctatttcaagaaaaatatcTCTACTTCTTATACTGGCAGTACTGGCAGTATAATACTGCCATGAATATATACTAAGTGACTTTCTCTCCTCCCTTAAATATCCTAACCACCTTGTCACTTCTAAATTGATTACTTTTCCTTTGAGCCACAAAAGAGACTACAATATGTAAATGAGTATAAAAGAAACGAGAAGAGAGAGTAAAAATTGGACGAAAATAATTACGATTCTCACCTCTTTCAAACCCACACTTCACAATTCTTTATATTCCAATCATTCCACTCTTTCAAGGCCAAACCTCTTTGAATTATTTCAGAAACGACAGGAGTTATACAACTGATAGTTGTTAGTTAAGCTTTTTAGTTTGTTATTTCACTTAGTTGTATCTGAATGGTACCATCCTAACTGTTAACTCTAGTTCCGGTAAGATACTTCCATGCTTCCTATAATACACGTTCCCCATTTATATCGATCATCTTAATCAATAACAATGGCTTTCTACTTCTATGGAACAACCCCTCTCCTCTACGAGCTCTATAATTTGTGATCACACCAAGTCAGTATCACTTGCATCATCACCAACAATGTTAAGTGTTAACTTTATTTTGTTGGTCAATTCTGCTAGCTGGATCTCAGTTGCCTCGTTCTAAGCTGTCATACAGGTTAATGAAAGCATTCTCTGGTTAAGCATTATATTCATCACCATCTTGTGTACACCCCTATCAACTATGAGGTGAGACTTCAGTGGAAAGGCTTTTGTGCTCTTAGTGCATATTTTATGAAGGGAGTGGCTAACTGAGATTgcaatccttgagtttttttttcttctaaattttcttttctttcccttttataTATGTTTCTAGCAGTATGTCCCCCCTTCCCAAAAAGAATactatctaccataattgttgttgttgctacttGCAATCATTTTTCCACCTGCAACTTAATATGCCTGCACACGGTTACTTTACACTATTATATTTGAATGTCTTTTAAAAGCACTGCCGCACTGGCACCATTGTGTATAGGAATAATATACTTACGATACCTCTAAACATCTTTCTCATAAGCATTACCCAACAGATGCATACAGGGGTGCGAGGGTATAATACAGTTAATTAGCTTTTGGGAGAAGAGGTGGAAGCTCTATTCCTCACCTCTTGTGGAGGAAAAACAAATTTGAGTCTAGACTAGACTTGTCAAAAACAACAAATTtctgaagaaaaatcaaataaacaaagTGTTCAAAATTGAATTCCAATCGCCATGGTTGTAATTTGGATAGCACATATGACATATCTGAGGAAGGGACAAATTCACTAGCATCTTTGAGTACTCTTCACGCACGCAATAGACAGCAGTGACCTTTTCTGATGTTCCATCTGCATAATCGACTCCAAAAAATAGAGTCATGGATGCTTCATATGATAAACTATCTGCTAAACAATAGTTCAAACCAAACCcaacaaagaattaaaaaaataataataggagACCGATTAAAGACATATTTTGTCAGTTTCAGCAGTAGTTGTACCCcgggaaaaaaggaaaagaaaagcctTTAACTTGGTCTCCATACCATAGTAATCTTGCCACAAGCTGACATTTTGGTCACAAGTTGCAAGTGCAGATTCTTATAATTTCCTGGCATTTACGAAACCATTTATTTATCTCCTATTGATGCAAGGTTTGTTTCCAGGTCAATGCAATGCCTATATAAAGCAAGGCCAGGGTGCGGTAATGCTAGAAATCTGCAATGAGAAACAGTTGAGGAATTGTAGAAACAAGATAAAAAATCTCCTGTGGGATCGTATTTTTGGAAAACAACACCCTAAGCCAATTCCACAGCACATACTGTTTATAGATATCTCTGGTTTACTTAATTCCATCTTTTTGAAGTATAAAACTTACAATGGCAGAACAAAGGGAAAATCCATTTTCACAGCCACCATCTATGACCAAAGTAACAACAGAAATCTCCACCAGTTGATCAAATTATTGTCTTTGATTTGCATAGAATTTAAGGGCCTGTATTGAGTGAAAATGTTAGAAAGCAAATTAAGAACCTTGTGgttttaaatattatacaaaatagTTTAAGTTAAGTGAAGGAAAAATCAATTCCAGCTGAATTGAATAAAGATAAAATGCACGAACATTTAATAACAGAGAATGTTGAATATCAAATTGGAAAAACAAAGCCAGATAATTCTAACCAAGACACTGTTCAAATATCCAATGACCGAGGAACATAGaaatattgtataaattaaaCCCTGGAGGCAACTGAAATTTGTCTGAAAACTGAGTTTATCGAAGCAAATTTTGTACAATACATAGTTCACAGTAGAGAGCAGAAATAAGATATTGATGCAGACAAACATACCTTCAGCCACAAGTTCCCTGATTTTGAAACAGATACTTTAATCAAAATTTGTCGAAGGAGTTCAAAAAAGGATTTCAAATCTCTTCTTGTCATGCATCAAATTTCTATAgtaatcctttattttttttttggaaggcttctATAGTAATCCTTCATCCCCAAAACTCTACCGATTCTGCAAGTTTTCCACTGCTAAACTATATAATTTGCAGCAAGACCTGATGAGCCAGTTATAttggtttttttcttctttaggaGCTACAATAGCCGTTAGAAAATTTGCTTACAAACTAAACATTGTTCCTAATGGCACCATTTTCAAAGCCGCCTCATAAAccaacaaaacagaaaagggcCAGGCCCAAGGTTCACTACACCAACTGGCACacgagaaaataaattataagaaaaattcaaCATCTAGAGCAGGGATACAAATAAAATGGATTACCATAGTAACCTTCATCAAATTGTACTTATTTTTCCCTGTTCCAGGCTAAGGCATTCACAAATCTCAGTCTACAGTAAGCTTTAAGacatttgataaatattaaaatgcacGAGTTACACTAgtgtaatttaatttcttatatgtGTGTtaggattaaaaattatttaatgattacatgattatttaaaaaaatcacatgagtttatcttttatattatcaaatgaGAACTTCCTTATTGtgaaaacattaaatttataaatgttGACCATACAACCATACATTTGATGATTAGgattgaaatttaaaagttagttAGTGAGCAAATGAccacttaataaaaaaagtcatgTATTTTTAAATCTTAGTCATTGAAATAAGATGCAAAATTTGATTCAAATCCACTATAACATATATATGGTTACATAAGAAATGTATTcaatagattatttttaataaatagattCAATTACAACttagaatataaaatttaaagatatcaAATAAGAAATGATATTCTAAATCATTGAACTATAATGAAATATACCATCAATACATACATACGAAGTGTAAGAGCATGTTTGGATATGGGTTGAAATGGAGATGGAAGGCCAAAATCGTGGTGAAAGGCTAAAAAATCAGAAGCAACTCTGAGTTGCTTCACATCTATTATGGTTTTGATCACGAATATGATCTGCAGTAACGTCATCCCAGACACGCGCGAAGTATATGTTTTAGATTAGTATCTTTCAAGTGCGTTCAACTTAAAATCCAAATCCATTAAACAGAAACAACCTTTTACGTACTGCTGCTTTGGTTATACGCACATCAAATGACATTCAACTTCATACCAAACACGTTGTAAGTAATTTACCGGAAATAATAAGAGGGATTAGCTCGTATGACTatgctttaaaaaatatgtattatagttttaaactttaaattgaataaacaaataaaaatataaccttCTCCCGAAAGtaaaagaatacatgaacagaAGCCAGAGAAAGTAGTATAAATATGAATGTGTATGCGCGCAGGTGATAACTATAACtatgtatttatattatattcataAATATCGTTAATTACTGACTAATGTAACAAAACGTTAATAATATGTTTCATACAAAAACTGCGTACTAGGAAGTTGTTATGCTCATGCACACAAATTAAGCTGGATTAGATACAATTATCCAAAAAGGAGAAGTTGACAAAGTCAAGATTGAAAATATGTTGGCATTTTATCTGCTGGTCTTCACCAATTTGAGTCGTCGTGCACACCCAACGAAACTTCTGCAGAACAGAACCGAAACATATTAGTTGGTTACACTTAAACTTGGAAAATAGTATACtatatatcaaatatcaatGTTTTTCTGTCCAAGATATCGATAACTATTCTGCTAATGGTATCAATACATTTTTGCTTGATTTTCAATCAAAACATTAATTCTAACTATTATGAATGAATCGATAGGGCTTTGATTTGGTTGAgaattagaaattaattaaggtGATAGGTAGGTAGGATGCACTTGCCTCCATGGTACATCTTGGGCGAGAAGCCAGTCACCTTCTTTGTCCAGATAAGCAAGTTCATAGTTGTTTGATTGTTGATGATGACCTGTTAATTTGAACTcgactaattaataaattaactgGAATTGAACAAGGGCATGCATGGATGAACTTTGTCATATATAGTTTATACTTACATTTTCCAAACATGTCCATCAAGGTTTCCTTGAGCGTGTGAAATGATTGATGCATACTGAGATCAACCTTCCGTGCAATCCCCACACCCTCCATCTTCACCTTCACGTACAGAGTATTCGATGAATATCCTTGGAGACTATGAGTTTGACGATGATCAACCCATACCATGtgatcaatattattattattcccgACAACCTCTTCCACATGAAGTTTCTTCCTCCAATGGTTTACTGGTGGCCAACCCACTACACCCTCCTCCTCCTCATCCCTAAATATtgataaaacaacaacaacaataataacaacaagTTAAACACAGATGGATGGAGTTTTTGAAGCACCCAACCCAACAACACGGGATTAGCAAGTGAGAGAGAAGTAGCTAGGCCTAGAAGTACGTACTTGGTGATGTTAGAGCATTGGCTATGGtgatcatcaacaacatggtggCTTGGAGTTAAAGGGAGGAGAGACAGAGTAGGAAGCATAACATGGTGTGGTGGTGGTGCATGTTCCATCATCATGAGTTGGGAGAAGGTAcgttttttgtggctgaaaggCTGGTCGTAGGCACGAGAATGGGTTGAGAGAGCGAGACCCAGTTGAAGCTCCATTCAACGCAAGCAAATGATGCAATGTGTTGTTGTTAGTATGGTATGGaacaataagaagaagaaaagagagagagtgagggCTGGGGATGAGGGTTTTAAGTTGGCCTGGCGGGTATGGGGACAAGGTGTTGGGGACAAGTCTAAGCTGTCCCTATCAATGTTTCCCTTTTTCCCGACCCACTTCTCCTTCTATCCCTTCCTATTTATAACACctaattatctattttattaaagttttataaataattcatttatttaataataataattttttaaaatataattgatagtattttattttattttttaattatttatcaatatattctttaaatttagagttttttttttctaaaactgattaatacaaaaaacattataaattaattcttctaaaaaattaaatattattttaaacttagtATTCTTATAAATTGGAATAGAGTATTATACTACTCACTGTTCTGTAcctttcaactttcaatttggCTCCCTCCACTGCTTAGATTCTACTCTCGTCTTCCATTACTGGCGTCCTTAATTATgcctttttcttaatttcttcatatCTCAACTCATTCATAGGCTTTTGCTTATTTATTATTACGCAAACTCGCCTAACatgtattttctattaaattaaTCGATCTTGTTTTACTAggacaaaaacatatttgttaGATGTCGATAGATTACGAATAATAGCGAAAGATCTGAAAGAAATTTTTCATGTTCTTTTATGAATATGAGTTTGACTCTTCttaaagttatataaaatttcGTTGGTTGGACATTTCCTTTTATGGATTAATTACGTAATTGTGACGACATGAAACTGCAGTTTAAACTCACTATAATTTCTTCAATAAATCATTACTACACCTGACAtagtatttactatttttaaaagtGTTTAATTTTGGATTATTATTAGTGTAacgaattgaattaattattttcaaaaacatcacttttttataaataaaatcctaaggaataatttattttatgggtagataaaattgattttaagtaaTTGAATGAAATACTCATAGAAAACATTGAATAAAATTGGAAACTATGTCAAAATTAATCTcaattattaattcaaatgggAATAcatgctttttatttattaaaattacgagaattaaatttctaacaaaaataaacaGGATTTGAATTTGTTTATCAAACATACAATTACATTTTTGAGTTTgatcttgtttattttaaagttgagtaaaactatttttgatataattaattttaaactcttggacctgattaaaatatatatatatattaaaatatgtattcgttattaaaaatacaatacaaaGAAAATAGACGGGACTTGATGAAAGAAGAGCGTTGCATTTACGCTCCATAAACGTGTGCTTTCATTACGGGGTCACAGAGTTGGAAAGCAAAGTGAACGCCCACTTCCTCTGCTGGCTTGAAGAACAGGGTGggtttatctatatttttatattttattttatttatatttatataattgaacccACTTGATAATTTATATCCATTAGATCTTGAATCCGCCATTGGATCCACCTCAATTcgtgattaaattaaattaaatcaaccTGTACCTCGAAATAAAAAAACAgcaattgagatattttataaAGAAGTTAATTACGAgattataaataacaataataacaacttaaaagacgttaacataaaaaattactacTATCTCATAAGACAGCATGTTTTCAAAAGATGGATATGCAAATTTGTGTTAAGAACTTGACATAatcttaaattttatgataataaaaaataaaaagaagggtCCTTGATCAGATACGCCATTAGTTGGCCAAAAGATTACTTGTAGTATTATAGAAGATTTTTAGCACTAAGATTACATTCATATTGCTAATGATTTAGACAATCTGAGTATTACATTCAACGTGACATTCATAGTGCTTATCAAAATGGATTCCCAGGAGAAGTTTGATGCCAGAAGGAATCGAGGTAGTGAGGTACGCACGCGGTTCGCTCGAAAGATCCACTctttaaatacataatttaatataggGGACCGTATCTTAGTGTGCAATTACATGACATATTCTCTTTTAGAAAGTTATCTCTGTGCAATAAattcttacattttttataattaaaaacataaaaatcattaGAAAAGTTTATAGAAGCCCATTATCTTTTCACATCAGAATGAGACACGGATGCAGAAATCAATAAAAGACCGACAAAGGGAACAGACAGGGAATCTATCTCGCAaggataaatgaataaaaagcaATAACAAATTATTGCTAGACAGAAActaaccaaaaatgaaaaatgtttccCTTCCCTATGCGCGTTAATAATATATTCAGATGCTTAATCATGCAACAAATCGGAGAGATTGAATATTCTTGTTTTATGGTCTGTGTTTGAGCCACGCACGAAGCTAAAGTCCCAACAATATTCAACCTTAGAAGCATTGCCCCCTGCCCTAGACTCGCAAAATCACACTGCACTGTTGCTGTCAGTGATTGCTAGAAGCGTGTAAAGGGGTTTTCACGTGATGCCCCAACATGCACACGAGGCATCTGGGCCGGTGTACCCCCTCTATTATGCACCAATGATATATACTACTATATCAGGTAAATATcacataaatgattaaaaatttaactacTCTCACTCTTTTCATGTGTACGAGTTTGAATCCCTTGATCCTACTATCCTTACTTGATTAATTAGAACCCCTTTTTAGAGAGATTTTCTAATGTTTAAGTGTGTGTTTGAAGGATGTTGAAAGAAAACTTTACACATTCcaatgcaaaaataaaaaaagttacatgaATGATAGATTGAATTTAACACGTCAGTTTAGTTGGATGCAACACTAACCCAAATATTTAGGGGTGGTTTGACGGTGTTCAAATAGGAAGCAAAAGAgaggaattttaattttcaaaaatttgtgtGGATCTAGGTTCATCACCtacatctttttctttctattttaatttaaatatttgtttaattctCATTAATTTTCTTTCGGTCATTTCTTTCCACATAATTACCCATTAAATTTGAGTAACTACAGCtctaaaaatcttttttttaaaatgataattattacaacaacaacaacaacaacaacgccttatcccactaggtggggtcgactacatggatcaacttccgtcataatgttctatcaagtaccatacttctatccaaatcattaagttcgaggtccttcttgataacctctcttataatctttttgggtcttcctctgcctcgaattgtttgctttctctccatctggtctactctcctcactacagagtctaccggttttctctctacatgcccaaaccacctaagtctattttccaccatcttatctacaataggcgctactccaaccctctctctaatagctccgtttctaattttatcctgtcgagtcttaccacacatccaccgcaacatcctcatctccactacacctactttagtctcatgttggctcttgaccgcccaacattctgttccgtacaaaatcgccagtcttaccgcagtcccataaaactttccctttagcttgatcggtacctttgcatcacataacacccccgatgcttttctccatttcatcaatcctgcttgaatgcgatgattcacatccccttcaatttctccatcatcctgtattacagacccaagatatttaaaccgtgtgacttgagggataatatggtctcctattttcacctctgagttagataccctcctacttttgttgaacttacattccatatactccgatttgcttctgcttaggcgaaagccatgtgtttctagagctcgtctccaagtttccaacctctcattcaactcctccctcgactctccaaggaggactatgtcatctacaaaaagcatgcatctcggcgctatctcttggatttgttccgtgaggacatccagaattaaggtaaaaaggtagggactaagggttgacccttgatgcaaaccaattgtgatgggaaaatcgtctgactctccaccctgtgtcctaacactagtcgataccctatcatacatatcttggatagctcgaatatattagtttgttaaaatactaattttgttaataaagaaaattatacctgcaatctttttcttctcacttaatcattcaattcattttatatctTTGCTCAATAATAACTTCTAAGTAGGATTCTACTAGCAATTTCAACATGTCATTAGCGTCCTAATATTAAAGATGTCTCGTGTCTCTGAATTTgaacctttgttttttttttttacaaaaaatgacAGGAGTATCAAACAAGGTGTCTCTATCAATTCCCtgtcaaacaaacaaaacagcATGTAGTTCAAGACATGAGTTTCAATTGTCCAACCCAACAAGAAGTCGGAAGGAGGACCACTTTGAGATGAAACCGTCAAAGTTGAAACCCAAAGGCTACATAAATGTATGAATATACTTGGTTGTCCTTTGGATTGGGCAGTTGGAAGGTGAGGAATTGCAGAGAGAAGTTAGGGTTCATGTGTTGACATATTGCATGACCTATGAGGGTAGGGTGCATAGGGTATGGAGTGGTTCAAAGTGTGTCTCCTCACTCCATTGGATTTGCATTTTGTATTTACTGTTTAGTGGGTAGCTAAAGAGGCCAAACAGAAGTAGAAGGAGCTTTCAGTGTGAAACAACCACATCAGGCAAAACTAGAGCACTCATTTATAATTTGGTagttttcaattcttttttgtGTATCATGCTGACAGCAGGGAATAATAGTTAATTGATTGGCTTGGGTGTTAGGCGCCACTGATTGAAATTTCTGAAAGGATCGGATCATTTGAGCTTCCTCTCAAGACAGAAGGTACAAAGTTTACTGGACATCACTGGCCTGTACCCTAGACCAGTCTCCAGATACtgatattgattaattaaatgcatgtttggatatgtattttataattatttaattgatttgaaattattttaatttcattataaatCTTGAACTCAAGTTATTCACACCTAAttggattaaatatttttaaaagaggtTGGATGGCTATTTTAGTTTGAATAAGGTTAAAAATGTGAATTTATAGTATGCAATTTTTGtctgaataataaatattaaaaaaataattttaaaacatatataattttacatgaaaacttgtaatcaaaattaatatttagtgtATACTTATTAACATGTCATGAGTTTAACTAAAAgtgtacataaaataaataatgtgattgagattatatatgaaacaaataataactaaattattgtaaatattattGTTGTAGGCAAGTCAAATCATGAAACATGATCTCATAAGCAAGAACTTCAATGAACACAATCCTTGATCTAATCTCCTATTCGAATAGCTCAACAACTCTTAGCCTGAAACGTGTGTTAGATATATTTTCTTCAATGATTTATTCACGTAAAATGTAAATCTCTCAAAGATTTAACAACTTTATCCCGAATTGATCGGAATATTAGAACTAACAAGTAAGATAAAAACTCAAAATCCAAATAGAGAGAATAAAGTGAACATTCATTTTATAGGCACAAAAGAAAAGTCTCACAACTTTCGCATTATCTCATTATTaaggaaattataaatatgattaattcaAAATATGTAATTAAGATTATTAAATCTAATGTCgaaaaggttttaaaataataattaagacaattaaatttgtataataaaaggctttaaaaaagaaaatttttccATGTTTTGAAATAGGAATTTTTAGAAtagcttaaattaattttttagtcctttattttttttaattcaatttgatcttttatttttttttagtttaatttgattatctAATTTTTTGTATCGATTTAATTTGATCATTCAGTTTAAATCGTaagaaatcatattttattcaaaatcatcattatcttaaatagtcataaaatatacattttttctaaaaaatgaattgattttaaaatttaaaggatgaaattgaattaattttaaaaaatagaaaatcaaattaaacaaaaaaaatataaaattaatttaaacctaaataataaattaaaaaactaaaatattaatctAACCTTTAAAACACTCACAAAATACTACAAAAATCACTTGTGATAGCTTtaaatggtatatatatatatatatatttttaccgaatgtacatattatttttaatcttaatattCTCCTCacttttttacaaaaagaaaaaacacattctTCTTAGTTTCATTTGCATTtctgtcaaataaaaaaatcgaaaaatctacctcaatttttttttctcccgcTTATATCAAACAGAATTACAGACAGCGAAACTCAGCAGAACTTGAAATATTTATTCGTTTTATTTCATGGTCAGAACTCAGAATTGAACAGAGGCTAATTTCTCCAACAACAGGTCCTTAATTAATGAGTTGTTTGTTAGTGACGGTCACTTGGATATGGAGCAGTAGTGAGGAAGTGACGTAAAGTAATTGGACCTTGCACAGAGATGCAAACCAAAAGAAGACAGTCACAGTAACTTGGAAGAAAGTTTGTTCTTCAGCACGTTCGgtagaggagaaaaaaaaaatgaattgaaaagaaatttttaaattaaagtataaaacGTGAATCTcacattttattgtttatttatctCCTTTTTCATCCTTTTTGGCCGCAAAATGTAGGCAACCTAAATGAGGCATAGTGGGGACTATTAATTGGTTTTACTGTCCTTTGCAAATTTGGTAtccataaatttttaaatcGCAGAAGATTCGGTTtctctattcaaatttcattcaTCGTCCTTGTCAATGTTTTGAACTTGTAattattccatttttttaatattatataatatattcaataattgatataaaaatagtacatatatattaatacaaaaaactGTATTGCATATTTTACGAAATAAAAAGTTTATCTTAaggatgtgtgtgtgtgtaatgtTATAGTA of the Glycine max cultivar Williams 82 chromosome 13, Glycine_max_v4.0, whole genome shotgun sequence genome contains:
- the LOC100808466 gene encoding auxin-responsive protein IAA29 → MELQLGLALSTHSRAYDQPFSHKKRTFSQLMMMEHAPPPHHVMLPTLSLLPLTPSHHVVDDHHSQCSNITKDEEEEGVVGWPPVNHWRKKLHVEEVVGNNNNIDHMVWVDHRQTHSLQGYSSNTLYVKVKMEGVGIARKVDLSMHQSFHTLKETLMDMFGKCHHQQSNNYELAYLDKEGDWLLAQDVPWRSFVGCARRLKLVKTSR